One Phragmites australis chromosome 23, lpPhrAust1.1, whole genome shotgun sequence DNA window includes the following coding sequences:
- the LOC133905808 gene encoding auxilin-related protein 1-like isoform X1 codes for MDDFQGLLARDFGLRPQGKAAPMSAARTSATSGSAWTNPRSTSASTNAPSAPSYDDLFGTAASAPPPKATPSPSVDSIFESFKEPSAAAPPPKPKPKHSSMPVFDKPVYDDDIFDGVPGVKSSSARHDDVFGGSHAPPPAYDDLLGGFGKKSEAREEVEKRKPEPAAAAASSTGFDDLIPGFGGSSLPRRRETVGAKEKKVSMSTSKPTADMASDPFVVLETTLSSAHPSSGIFADPLDELGKPAKYQGKNRGSSAIDSGLFEGSRTFNQAPKSEPLFTSEMGSGSKDRNDSSRARASSPVQSYPGRNSAQQPSVEDFENIFPKSQSARHSDVHVDIGGNVNDQSPRSDESEDEIWLTVSEIPLFTQPTSSPPPSRPPPPLAIKQKQHGSKAKRKDDEYLRRSNQNYNHQRSSSNQAGVSSIDELEDFAMGKSQNAGAFNEEEFERSTAAAASAAAMKEAMDKAEAKFKHAKEFRERERDAKLRNREQQEQDNEARSYTQDHKEKERKERLERERQREEKEREQRKLEEERELERQRGRERDRQAVERATKEARERAASEARAKAEREARQCAERAAVQRAQQEARERAAVEAKEQAERAAAEAKEKAASQARDRAAAERAAVERAQQEARRRAERAAVERAAAEARERQAAATAAAAREKQSKPDDLESFFGMGARANSAPKQRAPTGDSMFDSQTQNRGTSTSASMKKASSTTNITDDLSAIFGGGTDHLRSRAPTSSEEFQEIDGESEERRRARFERHQRTRERAAKALAEKNERDMQNQREQAERHRIAETLDFEIKRWAAGKEGNLRALLSTLQYVLWPECGWQPVSLTDLITAAAVKKVYRKATLCIHPDKVQQKGANLQQKYIAEKVFDLLKEAWNKFNSEELF; via the exons ATGGACGACTTCCAGGGCCTCCTGGCCCGCGACTTCGGCCTCCGCCCGCAGGGGAAGGCCGCGCCCATGTCGGCCGCCCGCACCTCGGCGACCTCCGGATCCGCTTGGACCAATCCCAGATCCACTTCGGCATCCACCAATGCCCCCTCCGCACCCTCGTACGACGACCTCTTCGGGACCGCGGCGTCCGCCCCGCCGCCCAAGGCCACGCCGTCTCCCTCCGTCGACTCCATCTTCGAATCATTCAAGGAGCCCTCCGCCGCTGCACCGCCACCGAAGCCGAAGCCGAAGCACTCGTCCATGCCGGTGTTCGACAAACCGGTCTATGACGACGACATCTTCGACGGGGTCCCCGGGGTGAAGAGCTCGTCAGCTCGGCATGATGACGTGTTCGGTGGGAGCCACGCGCCACCCCCGGCATACGACGACTTGCTCGGGGGATTTGGGAAGAAATCGGAGGcgagggaggaggtggagaagagGAAGCCAGagccagctgctgctgctgcttcgtcGACTGGGTTTGATGATTTGATCCCAGGATTTGGCGGGAGTAGCCTGCCGCGGCGAAG GGAAACTGTTGGTGCTAAAGAAAAGAAGGTTTCCATGTCAACATCTAAGCCAACAGCTGACATGGCAAGTGACCCCTTTGTTGTTCTGGAAACAACTTTGTCATCAGCCCATCCATCATCTGGGATATTTGCAGATCCCTTGGATGAGTTAGGTAAACCTGCAAAATATCAAGGAAAAAACCGTGGAAGTAGTGCCATTGACAGCGGTCTGTTTGAGGGTTCAAGAACTTTCAACCAGGCACCAAAATCAGAACCTTTGTTTACGTCAGAGATGGGCAGTGGCTCAAAAGATAGGAACGACTCGAGCAGAGCCCGAGCCTCAAGTCCTGTCCAAAGTTATCCCGGAAGAAACTCCGCCCAACAACCTTCTGTGGAGGACTTTGAAAATATCTTTCCTAAGTCGCAGTCTGCCCGACATTCTGATGTCCATGTTGACATTGGTGGAAATGTAAATGATCAATCACCAAGATCTGATGAATCTGAAGATGAGATATGGCTTACAGTATCTGAGATACCCCTCTTCACACAGCCAACTAGTTCCCCGCCACCTTCaagaccaccaccacctcttGCAATTAAGCAAAAACAACATGGAtcaaaagcaaaaagaaaagatgatgaGTATCTACGGCGGTCTAACCAAAACTACAATCATCAAAGAAGTTCTTCAAATCAAGCTGGTGTTTCTTCCATAGATGAACTAGAAGATTTTGCCATGGGCAAGTCTCAGAATGCAGGTGCTTTTAACGAGGAAGAATTTGAGAGAAGTACAGCAGCGGCAGCATCTGCAGCTGCTATGAAAGAAGCCATGGATAAAGCTGAGGCAAAATTCAAACATGCCAAGGAATTTCGAGAGAGAGAACGTGATGCAAAGCTTAGAAATAGGGAACAACAGGAACAAGATAATGAAGCAAGGTCGTATACCCAGGATCacaaggagaaagagagaaaggaaagactagaacgagaaagacaaagagaggaaaaggagagagaacaaagaaaacttgaagaagagagagaactTGAGCgacagagaggaagagagagagataggcAAGCAGTGGAGAGAGCTACAAAGGAGGCACGGGAAAGAGCAGCTTCTGAAGCTCGTGCAAAAGCAGAGAGGGAGGCACGCCAATGTGCAGAGCGGGCTGCTGTGCAAAGAGCTCAACAGGAAGCACGCGAGAGGGCTGCGGTGGAGGCTAAAGAGCAAGCAGAGAGGGCTGCTGCTGAAGCAAAAGAGAAGGCTGCTAGTCAAGCCAGGGATAGGGCTGCAGCAGAAAGAGCTGCTGTGGAGAGAGCTCAGCAAgaagcaaggaggagagctGAACGAGCAGCAGTGGAAAGGGCTGCTGCAGAGGCTCGGGAAAGGCaagctgccgccaccgccgccgccgcaagaGAGAAACAGAGTAAACCAGATGATCTTGAGTCCTTCTTTGGTATGGGTGCCCGAGCTAATAGTGCTCCGAAGCAAAGGGCTCCAACAGGG GATTCTATGTTTGATTCTCAAACGCAAAATAGAGGGACTTCCACTTCAGCATCAATGAAAAAGGCATCATCAACAACAAATATTACGGATGACCTATCTGCAATATTTGGAGGAGGTACTGATCATTTGAGAAGTAGAG CTCCTACATCATCAGAAGAATTTCAAGAAATTGATGGAGAGAGCGAAGAAAGAAGGCGTGCTAGATTCGAGCGGCATCAAAGAACTCGTGAACGAGCC GCAAAGGCTTTGGCTGAGAAGAATGAACGTGACATGCAGAATCAAAGAGAGCAAGCAGAAAGACAT AGAATTGCGGAAACACTAGACTTTGAGATTAAGCGGTGGGCTGCTGGAAAAGAAGGCAATTTGCGTGCATTACTATCAACCTTACAATAT GTTCTTTGGCCAGAATGTGGATGGCAGCCTGTATCCCTTACTGATTTGatcactgctgctgctgttaaAAAAGTGTATAGAAAGGCAACATTGTGTATCCATCCTGATAAGGTGCAACAAAAGGGTGCAAATCTCCAACAGAAATATATTGCTGAGAAGGTTTTTGATCTTCTTAAG GAGGCATGGAACAAATTCAACTCTGAAGAGCTCTTCTAA
- the LOC133905808 gene encoding auxilin-related protein 1-like isoform X2 produces the protein MDDFQGLLARDFGLRPQGKAAPMSAARTSATSGSAWTNPRSTSASTNAPSAPSYDDLFGTAASAPPPKATPSPSVDSIFESFKEPSAAAPPPKPKPKHSSMPVFDKPVYDDDIFDGVPGVKSSSARHDDVFGGSHAPPPAYDDLLGGFGKKSEAREEVEKRKPEPAAAAASSTGFDDLIPGFGGSSLPRRRETVGAKEKKVSMSTSKPTADMASDPFVVLETTLSSAHPSSGIFADPLDELGKPAKYQGKNRGSSAIDSGLFEGSRTFNQAPKSEPLFTSEMGSGSKDRNDSSRARASSPVQSYPGRNSAQQPSVEDFENIFPKSQSARHSDVHVDIGGNVNDQSPRSDESEDEIWLTVSEIPLFTQPTSSPPPSRPPPPLAIKQKQHGSKAKRKDDEYLRRSNQNYNHQRSSSNQAGVSSIDELEDFAMGKSQNAGAFNEEEFERSTAAAASAAAMKEAMDKAEAKFKHAKEFRERERDAKLRNREQQEQDNEARSYTQDHKEKERKERLERERQREEKEREQRKLEEERELERQRGRERDRQAVERATKEARERAASEARAKAEREARQCAERAAVQRAQQEARERAAVEAKEQAERAAAEAKEKAASQARDRAAAERAAVERAQQEARRRAERAAVERAAAEARERQAAATAAAAREKQSKPDDLESFFGMGARANSAPKQRAPTGDSMFDSQTQNRGTSTSASMKKASSTTNITDDLSAIFGGAPTSSEEFQEIDGESEERRRARFERHQRTRERAAKALAEKNERDMQNQREQAERHRIAETLDFEIKRWAAGKEGNLRALLSTLQYVLWPECGWQPVSLTDLITAAAVKKVYRKATLCIHPDKVQQKGANLQQKYIAEKVFDLLKEAWNKFNSEELF, from the exons ATGGACGACTTCCAGGGCCTCCTGGCCCGCGACTTCGGCCTCCGCCCGCAGGGGAAGGCCGCGCCCATGTCGGCCGCCCGCACCTCGGCGACCTCCGGATCCGCTTGGACCAATCCCAGATCCACTTCGGCATCCACCAATGCCCCCTCCGCACCCTCGTACGACGACCTCTTCGGGACCGCGGCGTCCGCCCCGCCGCCCAAGGCCACGCCGTCTCCCTCCGTCGACTCCATCTTCGAATCATTCAAGGAGCCCTCCGCCGCTGCACCGCCACCGAAGCCGAAGCCGAAGCACTCGTCCATGCCGGTGTTCGACAAACCGGTCTATGACGACGACATCTTCGACGGGGTCCCCGGGGTGAAGAGCTCGTCAGCTCGGCATGATGACGTGTTCGGTGGGAGCCACGCGCCACCCCCGGCATACGACGACTTGCTCGGGGGATTTGGGAAGAAATCGGAGGcgagggaggaggtggagaagagGAAGCCAGagccagctgctgctgctgcttcgtcGACTGGGTTTGATGATTTGATCCCAGGATTTGGCGGGAGTAGCCTGCCGCGGCGAAG GGAAACTGTTGGTGCTAAAGAAAAGAAGGTTTCCATGTCAACATCTAAGCCAACAGCTGACATGGCAAGTGACCCCTTTGTTGTTCTGGAAACAACTTTGTCATCAGCCCATCCATCATCTGGGATATTTGCAGATCCCTTGGATGAGTTAGGTAAACCTGCAAAATATCAAGGAAAAAACCGTGGAAGTAGTGCCATTGACAGCGGTCTGTTTGAGGGTTCAAGAACTTTCAACCAGGCACCAAAATCAGAACCTTTGTTTACGTCAGAGATGGGCAGTGGCTCAAAAGATAGGAACGACTCGAGCAGAGCCCGAGCCTCAAGTCCTGTCCAAAGTTATCCCGGAAGAAACTCCGCCCAACAACCTTCTGTGGAGGACTTTGAAAATATCTTTCCTAAGTCGCAGTCTGCCCGACATTCTGATGTCCATGTTGACATTGGTGGAAATGTAAATGATCAATCACCAAGATCTGATGAATCTGAAGATGAGATATGGCTTACAGTATCTGAGATACCCCTCTTCACACAGCCAACTAGTTCCCCGCCACCTTCaagaccaccaccacctcttGCAATTAAGCAAAAACAACATGGAtcaaaagcaaaaagaaaagatgatgaGTATCTACGGCGGTCTAACCAAAACTACAATCATCAAAGAAGTTCTTCAAATCAAGCTGGTGTTTCTTCCATAGATGAACTAGAAGATTTTGCCATGGGCAAGTCTCAGAATGCAGGTGCTTTTAACGAGGAAGAATTTGAGAGAAGTACAGCAGCGGCAGCATCTGCAGCTGCTATGAAAGAAGCCATGGATAAAGCTGAGGCAAAATTCAAACATGCCAAGGAATTTCGAGAGAGAGAACGTGATGCAAAGCTTAGAAATAGGGAACAACAGGAACAAGATAATGAAGCAAGGTCGTATACCCAGGATCacaaggagaaagagagaaaggaaagactagaacgagaaagacaaagagaggaaaaggagagagaacaaagaaaacttgaagaagagagagaactTGAGCgacagagaggaagagagagagataggcAAGCAGTGGAGAGAGCTACAAAGGAGGCACGGGAAAGAGCAGCTTCTGAAGCTCGTGCAAAAGCAGAGAGGGAGGCACGCCAATGTGCAGAGCGGGCTGCTGTGCAAAGAGCTCAACAGGAAGCACGCGAGAGGGCTGCGGTGGAGGCTAAAGAGCAAGCAGAGAGGGCTGCTGCTGAAGCAAAAGAGAAGGCTGCTAGTCAAGCCAGGGATAGGGCTGCAGCAGAAAGAGCTGCTGTGGAGAGAGCTCAGCAAgaagcaaggaggagagctGAACGAGCAGCAGTGGAAAGGGCTGCTGCAGAGGCTCGGGAAAGGCaagctgccgccaccgccgccgccgcaagaGAGAAACAGAGTAAACCAGATGATCTTGAGTCCTTCTTTGGTATGGGTGCCCGAGCTAATAGTGCTCCGAAGCAAAGGGCTCCAACAGGG GATTCTATGTTTGATTCTCAAACGCAAAATAGAGGGACTTCCACTTCAGCATCAATGAAAAAGGCATCATCAACAACAAATATTACGGATGACCTATCTGCAATATTTGGAGGAG CTCCTACATCATCAGAAGAATTTCAAGAAATTGATGGAGAGAGCGAAGAAAGAAGGCGTGCTAGATTCGAGCGGCATCAAAGAACTCGTGAACGAGCC GCAAAGGCTTTGGCTGAGAAGAATGAACGTGACATGCAGAATCAAAGAGAGCAAGCAGAAAGACAT AGAATTGCGGAAACACTAGACTTTGAGATTAAGCGGTGGGCTGCTGGAAAAGAAGGCAATTTGCGTGCATTACTATCAACCTTACAATAT GTTCTTTGGCCAGAATGTGGATGGCAGCCTGTATCCCTTACTGATTTGatcactgctgctgctgttaaAAAAGTGTATAGAAAGGCAACATTGTGTATCCATCCTGATAAGGTGCAACAAAAGGGTGCAAATCTCCAACAGAAATATATTGCTGAGAAGGTTTTTGATCTTCTTAAG GAGGCATGGAACAAATTCAACTCTGAAGAGCTCTTCTAA
- the LOC133906557 gene encoding nucleoside diphosphate kinase 2, chloroplastic-like — protein MAVLARTAPPLAGTGHRPSVAVRPSVSLSFAASSRPRSGLGLSAAGGGRVAVARRAVPRSIVASSEVEQSYIMIKPDGVQRGLVGEIISRFEKKGFLLKGLKLFQCPKDLAQEHYKDLKDRPFFPKLIDYITSGPVVCMAWEGDGVVASARKLIGATNPLQAEPGTIRGDLAVQTGRNVVHGSDSPDNGKREIALWFKEGELCQWESVQTPWLIE, from the exons ATGGCCGTGCTCGCAAGGACGGCGCCGCCCCTCGCCGGGACCGGCCACCGTCCCTCCGTTGCGGTCAGGCCGTCTGTGTCCCTGTccttcgccgcctcctcgaGGCCCCGCTCCGGGCTGGGGCTGAGCGCGGCGGGGGGCGGGAGGGTGGCCGTGGCGCGTCGCGCCGTACCGCGCAGCATCGTCGCTTCCTCG GAGGTTGAGCAAAGCTACATTATGATCAAACCTGATGGTGTTCAGCGTGGCCTG GTTGGGGAGATTATTTCTCGCTTTGAGAAGAAAGGCTTTTTGTTGAAGGGCTTAAAGCTTTTTCAGTGCCCCAAGGACTTGGCTCAG GAGCATTACAAGGATTTGAAGGATAGACCTTTCTTTCCCAAGCTTATTGATTACATAACTTCTGGTCCTGTTGTTTGCATG GCCTGGGAGGGTGATGGTGTTGTTGCATCAGCTCGTAAACTAATAGGAGCTACTAATCCCCTTCAAGCTGAACCAGGGACCATTAGGGGTGATCTTGCAGTTCAAACAGGAAG GAATGTTGTCCATGGAAGTGATAGTCCTGATAATGGCAAACGTGAAATTG CCCTGTGGTTCAAAGAAGGCGAGCTCTGCCAATGGGAATCAGTTCAAACACCTTGGCTTATAGAGTAA
- the LOC133906352 gene encoding patatin-like protein 1 — protein MFCLRKCHQHLRRASALRKTEHRSVLLGSSWQLIKREESEASYSSQRRLYHPCRSSGAAAARSTVGEPARRDRVTVLTIDGGGIRGLIPGTVLAFLEAQLQGLDGPDARLADYFDYIAGTSTGGLITAMLAAPGEDGRPLFAASDINPFYLDHGPRIFPQKWSKLAAVIAAAWGPKYDGDYLRGTIREVLGDTRVRDTLTNVVIPTFDVRLLQPIIFSTYDAKNTSLKNALLSDVCIGTSAAPTYLPAHCFRTEDADGAAREYNLIDGGVAANNPTMVAMTMITEEIMAKEKQAEYLLKAPEKDCGRFLVLSIGTGLTSGEEQYTAEMCSKWGVMGWLRNKGMAPIIDIFMAASSDLVDIHVAVKFQLLRSERNYLRIQDNTLDGVAAAVDAATPENMRNLVQVGERMLAQRVSRVNVETGRYEEVPGEGSNAEALAGLARQLSEERTARLERREAVPAGGAVRSAGGP, from the exons ATGTTCTGCCTTCGCAAGTGTCATCAGCATCTGCGCCGCGCATCTGCGCTCCGGAAAACAGAGCATCGATCGGTGCTTCTTGGCTCGTCGTGGCAGCTGATCAAGCGGGAGGAATCGGAGGCGAGCTACTCATCCCAGCGTCGTCTCTACCACCCATGCCGTAGtagcggagcggcggcggcgcgcagtACCGTGGGTGAGCCGGCACGGCGTGACAGGGTGACGGTCCTGACCATCGACGGGGGCGGCATCCGAGGCCTCATCCCCGGCACTGTGCTCGCCTTCCTCGAGGCCCAGCTCCAGGGGCTGGACGGGCCGGACGCGAGGCTGGCAGACTACTTCGACTACATAGCCGGGACGAGCACCGGCGGGCTCATCACGGCGATGCTGGCCGCGCCGGGAGAGGACGGTCGCCCGCTCTTCGCCGCCAGCGATATCAACCCCTTCTACCTCGACCACGGCCCGCGCATCTTCCCTCAAAAGTGGAGCAAGCTCGCTGCTGTGATAGCCGCGGCATGGGGCCCCAAGTACGACGGCGACTACCTCCGCGGCACGATCCGGGAAGTGCTCGGTGACACGAGGGTGCGCGACACGCTCACCAACGTCGTCATCCCCACCTTCGACGTCAGGCTACTCCAGCCAATCATTTTCTCCACGTACGAC GCCAAGAACACGTCTCTGAAGAACGCGCTGCTATCCGACGTTTGCATCGGCACGTCGGCGGCTCCGACCTACCTCCCGGCGCACTGCTTCCGGACCGAAGACGCCGATGGGGCGGCGCGCGAGTACAACCTCATCGACGGCGGTGTCGCCGCCAACAATCCT ACGATGGTTGCCATGACGATGATCACAGAGGAGATCATGGCCAAGGAGAAGCAGGCGGAGTACCTGCTAAAGGCGCCGGAGAAAGACTGCGGCCGGTTCCTGGTGCTGTCTATCGGCACCGGCTTGACGTCCGGCGAGGAACAGTACACTGCGGAGATGTGCTCCAAGTGGGGCGTTATGGGTTGGCTGCGCAACAAGGGCATggcgcccatcatcgacatcttcatGGCCGCCAGCTCCGACCTCGTAGACATCCACGTCGCCGTCAAGTTCCAGTTGCTTCGCAGCGAGAGGAACTACCTCCGCATCCAGGACAACACGCTCGACGGCGTGGCGGCAGCGGTGGACGCGGCCACGCCGGAGAACATGAGGAACCTCGTCCAGGTCGGCGAGCGCATGCTGGCGCAGCGGGTGTCGAGGGTCAACGTGGAGACCGGGAGGTACGAGGAGGTACCCGGGGAGGGGAGCAACGCCGAAGCCCTCGCTGGCCTGGCGAGGCAGCTCTCCGAGGAGAGGACGGCAAGGCTCGAGCGGCGGGAGGCTGTGCCAGCCGGTGGCGCAGTAAGGAGCGCGGGTGGTCCATAG